In Shinella sp. XGS7, a single genomic region encodes these proteins:
- a CDS encoding MFS transporter — translation MPLPASLAVLRERPFVLYLAARLLGAFAVQMQSVAIGWQVYALSGELLHLGLVGLAQFLPFLILILPAGQAADRLNRRRIITACLGVNLLCALLLWGMTAQGLSAVWPVLAVLALFGSARAFSMPASQAVLINLVPPQHFAQAVAINSSTFHMAVIAGPVLGGLLYLAGPHVVYACVSSLLALAVLLMLMIPRGPAAASREPASLRSVLEGLRFVFSRPIMLGAISLDLFAVLFGGSVAMLPAVARDVLHADATALGLLRSAPAVGAALTTLLLAARPIERHVGRWMFGGVALFGAATLVFGLSSWLWLSLAALLLMGAGDMVSVYIRHILVQSQTPDEIRGRVSAVSAVFIGASNELGEFESGAAAAWLGLRPSIVLGGAITIAISLLWARLFPPLRTMDRFPPMQG, via the coding sequence ATGCCCCTGCCCGCCAGCCTCGCAGTCCTGCGCGAGCGCCCCTTTGTGCTCTACCTCGCCGCGCGCCTGCTGGGTGCCTTCGCGGTGCAGATGCAGAGCGTGGCCATAGGCTGGCAGGTCTATGCGCTCTCGGGCGAGCTGCTGCATCTGGGCCTGGTGGGCCTGGCGCAGTTCCTGCCCTTTCTGATCCTGATCCTGCCGGCGGGCCAGGCGGCGGACCGGCTCAACCGGCGCCGCATCATCACGGCCTGCCTGGGGGTGAACCTGCTGTGCGCCCTGCTGCTCTGGGGCATGACGGCCCAGGGGCTCAGCGCGGTCTGGCCGGTGCTGGCCGTGCTGGCCCTCTTCGGCTCGGCGCGGGCCTTCAGCATGCCGGCCAGCCAGGCGGTGCTGATCAATCTGGTGCCGCCGCAGCATTTCGCCCAGGCCGTGGCCATCAATTCCTCCACCTTCCATATGGCGGTGATCGCCGGCCCGGTGCTGGGCGGCCTGCTCTACCTGGCCGGGCCCCATGTGGTGTACGCCTGCGTGAGCAGCCTGCTGGCCCTGGCCGTGCTGCTGATGCTCATGATCCCGCGCGGCCCGGCGGCGGCCAGCCGCGAACCGGCCTCGCTGCGCTCGGTGCTGGAGGGCCTGCGCTTCGTGTTCTCGCGGCCCATCATGCTGGGGGCCATCTCCCTGGATCTCTTCGCCGTGCTCTTCGGGGGCTCGGTGGCCATGCTGCCGGCCGTGGCCCGCGATGTGCTGCATGCCGATGCCACCGCCCTGGGTCTGCTGCGCAGCGCGCCGGCCGTGGGCGCGGCGCTCACCACCCTGCTGCTGGCCGCGCGCCCCATCGAGCGTCATGTGGGGCGCTGGATGTTTGGCGGCGTGGCGCTGTTCGGTGCGGCCACCCTGGTGTTCGGGCTCTCCAGCTGGCTGTGGCTGTCCCTGGCTGCCCTGTTGCTGATGGGCGCGGGCGATATGGTCAGCGTCTACATCCGCCACATCCTGGTGCAGTCGCAGACGCCCGACGAGATCCGTGGCCGCGTCAGCGCGGTGAGCGCGGTCTTCATCGGCGCCTCCAACGAGCTGGGCGAGTTCGAGTCGGGCGCGGCCGCGGCCTGGCTGGGCCTGCGGCCCTCCATCGTGCTGGGCGGGGCCATCACCATAGCCATCAGCCTGCTGTGGGCCCGGCTCTTCCCGCCGCTGCGCACCATGGACCGCTTCCCGCCGATGCAGGGTTAG
- a CDS encoding LLM class flavin-dependent oxidoreductase yields MSLIPPLSVLDLAPIVAGSDAVTALHNSLALARHAEALGYRRFWVAEHHNMDGVASAATAVLIGQIARATERIRVGSGGIMLPNHAPLTVAEQFGTLASFFPGRIDLGLGRAPGTDVPTMRALRRHLSSAAEDRFPQDVQELQAYLGPAREGQVVRAIPGQGTEVPIWLLGSSLYSAQLAAYLGLPFAFASHFAPDLLMQALEIYRSQYRPSARHPEPHAMVGLNVIVADSDEKAQRLFTSLQQRFLGMQRGQRGPLPPPVDDMDALWSPAEKAGVARMLAESVVGSPVTVRAGLRATAERTGADEFIVASALHDFDARLRSYELLAQLAA; encoded by the coding sequence ATGTCCCTGATCCCGCCCCTGTCCGTCCTGGACCTCGCCCCCATCGTGGCCGGCAGCGATGCCGTCACCGCCCTGCACAACAGCCTGGCCCTGGCCCGTCATGCCGAGGCCCTGGGCTACCGGCGCTTCTGGGTGGCCGAGCATCACAATATGGACGGCGTGGCCAGCGCCGCCACCGCGGTGCTGATCGGCCAGATCGCCCGCGCCACCGAGCGCATCCGCGTGGGCTCGGGCGGCATCATGCTGCCCAACCATGCGCCGCTGACCGTGGCCGAGCAGTTCGGCACCCTGGCCAGCTTCTTCCCCGGCCGCATCGATCTGGGCCTGGGCCGCGCCCCCGGCACCGACGTCCCCACCATGCGCGCCCTGCGCCGCCATCTGAGCAGCGCGGCCGAGGACCGCTTCCCCCAGGATGTGCAGGAGCTGCAGGCCTATCTGGGCCCGGCCCGCGAGGGTCAGGTCGTGCGCGCCATCCCCGGCCAGGGCACCGAGGTGCCGATCTGGCTGCTGGGCTCCAGCCTCTACAGCGCCCAGCTCGCCGCCTACCTGGGCCTGCCCTTCGCCTTTGCCTCGCACTTCGCCCCCGATCTGCTGATGCAGGCCCTGGAGATCTACCGCAGCCAGTACCGGCCCAGCGCCCGCCATCCCGAGCCCCATGCCATGGTCGGCCTGAACGTGATCGTGGCCGATAGCGATGAGAAGGCACAACGCCTCTTCACGTCCCTGCAGCAGCGCTTCCTGGGCATGCAGCGCGGCCAGCGTGGCCCCCTGCCCCCGCCGGTGGACGATATGGACGCGCTGTGGAGCCCGGCCGAGAAGGCCGGCGTGGCCCGCATGCTGGCCGAGTCGGTGGTGGGCTCGCCGGTCACGGTGCGCGCCGGCCTGCGCGCCACGGCCGAGCGCACCGGAGCGGATGAGTTCATCGTGGCCAGCGCCCTGCACGACTTCGACGCCCGCCTGCGCTCCTACGAGCTGCTGGCCCAGCTGGCTGCCTGA
- the purL gene encoding phosphoribosylformylglycinamidine synthase produces the protein MASTTKHLLSFEGGNALSSFRAQALLPQLQAVNERITGLAARHVHWVWSDVALSEEEKAKLAALLDYGDAYAGGSEGSLVVVAPRLGTVSPWASKATDIAHNCGLNIHRVERVTEYRITLKAGLLDGLTGKERSLSQDELIACAALLHDRMTESVLLAREDAQHLFDEKDAQGLAHVDVLGRGRAALEQANKDFGLALSDDEIDYLVDAFNSLKRNPSDVELMMFAQANSEHCRHKIFNAKFTVDGEEQPLSLFGMIRNTEKLSPQHTVIAYSDNAAVMEGHAIERWMPAGDARAPKYEARAETAHVLMKVETHNHPTAISPHPGASTGAGGEIRDEGATGRGAKPKAGLTGFSVSNLRLPGLSEPWEQAQVGKPEHIASALQIMIEGPLGGAAFNNEFGRPNLGGYFRVFEQEVAGVQRGYHKPIMIAGGLGAIRADLTTKIEFPAGSLLVQLGGPGMRIGMGGSAASSMAAGTNTADLDFDSVQRGNPEIERRVQEVINHCWGLGAEKNPILAIHDVGAGGISNAFPELVNDAGRGAIFDLRKVPLEESGLAPKEIWCNESQERYVLAIAPGSLELFKSMCERERCPFAVVGVTTEARELILEDGEGGERAIDMPMDVLLGKPPKMHRDVQRVARDGGALNLTGVDLSKVALDVLRHPTVASKRFLISIGDRTVGGLNHRDQMVGPWQVPVADCAVTLADFKGFAGEAMSMGERTPLAAVNAPASGRMAVGEAITNLLAAPIELPRVKLSANWMAACGEPGEDAALFDTVKAVGMELCPQLGISIPVGKDSLSMRTKWPDGDISKQVTAPVSLIITAFASVADVRGTLTPELQAGDTSLILVDLGQGKHRMGGSILAQSLNQFGNEVPDLDDAGLLKSLVAAVNELRAAGKILAYHDRGDGGLWATACEMAFAGHRGVSLNVDLLVTEGDGVNDSRADFGDSKNWASQVSGRREELTLKALFNEELGALLQVRTEDRDAVLQLLRQHGLSKHSHVVGKPNTSGKMEVWRDAKAVFSAPLETLHQQWDQVSHRITQLRDNPACADSEHAQTGRADDPGRHVHLTFDPTEDVAAPFIASGARPKLAILREQGVNSHVEMSYAMALAGFDTYDVHMSDLQSGAASLRDFKGFIACGGFSYGDTLGAGEGWARSVMFNPVLAEDFQAFFARGDSFALGVCNGCQMLAALSPIIPGAQDWPKFTRNKSEQFEARLAMVEVLASPSLFFQGMAGSRLPIAVAHGEGFADFSQRGDAAKVARALRYVDHSGAATEVYPLNPNGSPEGLTGVTTADGRFTALMPHPERVFRNIQMSWTSGDKSALSPWMRMFRNARKALG, from the coding sequence ATGGCTTCCACCACAAAGCATCTGCTTTCCTTCGAGGGCGGCAACGCCCTTTCCTCTTTCCGGGCCCAGGCCTTGCTGCCGCAGCTGCAGGCCGTCAATGAGCGCATCACAGGCCTGGCCGCCCGCCATGTGCACTGGGTCTGGAGCGATGTGGCGCTCAGCGAGGAGGAGAAGGCCAAGCTGGCTGCGCTGCTGGACTATGGCGATGCCTATGCCGGCGGCAGCGAAGGCAGCCTGGTGGTGGTGGCCCCGCGCCTGGGCACGGTGAGCCCCTGGGCCTCCAAGGCCACCGATATCGCCCACAACTGCGGCCTGAACATCCACCGCGTGGAGCGTGTCACCGAGTACCGCATCACGCTCAAGGCCGGCCTGCTGGACGGCCTGACCGGCAAGGAACGCAGCCTCAGCCAGGACGAGCTGATCGCCTGCGCGGCCCTGCTGCATGACCGCATGACCGAGAGCGTGCTGCTGGCTCGCGAGGACGCCCAGCATCTCTTCGACGAGAAGGACGCCCAGGGCCTGGCCCATGTGGACGTGCTGGGCCGCGGCCGCGCCGCCCTGGAGCAGGCCAACAAGGACTTCGGCCTGGCGCTCTCGGACGACGAGATCGACTACCTGGTCGACGCCTTCAACAGCCTCAAGCGCAACCCCAGCGATGTGGAGCTGATGATGTTCGCGCAGGCGAACTCGGAGCACTGCCGCCACAAGATCTTCAACGCCAAGTTCACGGTGGACGGCGAGGAACAGCCGCTGAGCCTCTTCGGCATGATCCGCAACACCGAGAAGCTCAGCCCCCAGCACACGGTGATTGCCTATTCGGACAATGCCGCCGTGATGGAAGGCCACGCCATCGAGCGCTGGATGCCCGCCGGTGATGCGCGCGCGCCCAAGTACGAGGCCCGCGCCGAGACCGCCCATGTGCTGATGAAGGTGGAAACCCACAACCACCCGACCGCCATCTCCCCGCACCCCGGCGCCTCCACCGGCGCCGGCGGCGAGATCCGTGACGAAGGCGCCACCGGCCGCGGCGCCAAGCCCAAGGCCGGCCTGACCGGCTTCTCGGTCTCCAATCTGCGCCTGCCGGGTCTCAGCGAGCCCTGGGAGCAGGCCCAGGTGGGCAAGCCCGAGCACATTGCCAGCGCCCTGCAGATCATGATCGAGGGCCCGCTGGGCGGCGCCGCCTTCAACAACGAGTTCGGCCGACCCAATCTGGGCGGCTACTTCCGCGTCTTCGAGCAGGAAGTGGCGGGCGTGCAGCGCGGCTATCACAAGCCCATCATGATTGCCGGCGGCCTGGGCGCCATCCGTGCCGATCTGACCACCAAGATCGAGTTCCCGGCCGGCAGCCTGCTGGTGCAGCTGGGCGGTCCCGGCATGCGCATTGGCATGGGCGGAAGCGCCGCCTCCTCGATGGCGGCCGGCACCAATACCGCCGACCTGGACTTCGACTCCGTGCAGCGCGGCAACCCGGAGATCGAGCGCCGCGTGCAGGAGGTCATCAACCACTGCTGGGGCCTGGGGGCCGAGAAGAACCCCATCCTGGCCATCCACGATGTGGGCGCGGGCGGCATCTCCAATGCCTTCCCCGAGCTGGTGAACGACGCCGGCCGTGGCGCCATCTTCGATCTGCGCAAGGTGCCGCTGGAAGAGAGCGGCCTGGCGCCCAAGGAGATCTGGTGCAACGAGAGCCAGGAGCGCTATGTGCTGGCCATCGCGCCGGGCAGCCTGGAACTCTTCAAGAGCATGTGCGAGCGCGAGCGCTGCCCCTTCGCGGTGGTGGGCGTCACCACCGAGGCGCGCGAGCTGATCCTGGAAGACGGCGAGGGCGGTGAGCGCGCCATCGACATGCCCATGGACGTGCTGCTGGGCAAGCCGCCCAAGATGCACCGCGATGTGCAGCGCGTAGCCCGGGACGGCGGCGCGCTGAACCTGACCGGCGTTGACCTCTCCAAGGTGGCGCTGGACGTGCTGCGTCACCCGACCGTGGCCTCCAAGCGCTTCCTGATCAGCATTGGCGACCGCACGGTGGGCGGCCTGAACCATCGCGACCAGATGGTCGGCCCCTGGCAGGTGCCGGTGGCGGACTGCGCCGTGACCCTGGCCGACTTCAAGGGCTTTGCCGGCGAAGCCATGAGCATGGGCGAGCGCACCCCGCTGGCGGCGGTGAACGCGCCCGCCTCGGGCCGCATGGCCGTGGGTGAGGCCATCACCAATCTGCTGGCCGCACCCATCGAGCTGCCGCGCGTCAAGCTCAGCGCCAACTGGATGGCCGCCTGCGGCGAGCCCGGCGAGGACGCCGCGCTCTTCGACACCGTCAAGGCCGTGGGCATGGAGCTGTGCCCGCAGCTGGGCATCTCGATCCCGGTAGGCAAGGATTCGCTGTCCATGCGCACCAAGTGGCCGGATGGGGATATCAGCAAGCAAGTCACCGCTCCGGTGTCCCTGATCATCACCGCCTTCGCCAGCGTGGCCGATGTGCGCGGCACCCTGACGCCCGAGCTGCAGGCCGGTGACACCTCGCTGATCCTGGTGGATCTGGGCCAGGGCAAGCACCGCATGGGCGGCTCCATCCTGGCGCAGTCCCTGAACCAGTTCGGCAATGAAGTGCCGGACCTGGATGACGCGGGCCTGCTCAAGAGCCTGGTAGCCGCGGTGAACGAGCTGCGTGCCGCCGGCAAGATCCTGGCCTACCACGACCGCGGCGACGGCGGCCTCTGGGCCACGGCCTGCGAGATGGCCTTTGCGGGCCACCGCGGCGTGAGCCTGAATGTGGACCTGCTGGTCACCGAGGGCGACGGCGTGAACGACAGCCGCGCCGACTTTGGCGACTCCAAGAACTGGGCCTCCCAGGTCAGCGGCCGGCGCGAGGAGCTCACGCTCAAGGCCCTGTTCAACGAAGAGCTGGGCGCCCTGCTGCAGGTGCGCACCGAGGACCGCGACGCCGTGCTGCAGCTGCTGCGCCAGCACGGCCTGTCCAAGCACAGCCATGTGGTGGGCAAGCCCAATACCAGCGGCAAGATGGAAGTCTGGCGCGATGCCAAGGCCGTGTTCAGCGCGCCGCTGGAGACCCTGCACCAGCAGTGGGACCAGGTCAGCCACCGCATCACCCAGCTGCGCGACAACCCCGCCTGCGCCGACAGCGAGCATGCGCAGACCGGCCGTGCCGACGATCCGGGCCGCCATGTGCACCTGACGTTCGACCCGACCGAGGACGTGGCCGCGCCCTTCATCGCCAGCGGTGCCCGCCCCAAGCTGGCCATCCTGCGCGAGCAGGGCGTGAACTCGCATGTCGAGATGAGCTACGCCATGGCCCTGGCCGGCTTCGACACCTATGACGTGCACATGAGCGATCTGCAGTCGGGTGCGGCCTCGCTGCGTGACTTCAAGGGCTTCATCGCCTGCGGCGGCTTCAGCTATGGCGACACCCTGGGGGCCGGCGAAGGCTGGGCCCGCTCGGTGATGTTCAACCCGGTGCTGGCCGAGGACTTCCAGGCCTTCTTCGCCCGCGGCGACAGCTTTGCCCTGGGCGTCTGCAATGGCTGCCAGATGCTGGCGGCGCTCTCGCCCATCATCCCGGGTGCACAGGACTGGCCCAAGTTCACGCGCAACAAGAGCGAGCAGTTCGAGGCCCGCCTGGCCATGGTGGAGGTGCTGGCGTCTCCCAGCCTCTTCTTCCAGGGCATGGCCGGTAGCCGCCTGCCCATCGCCGTGGCCCATGGCGAAGGCTTTGCCGACTTCTCGCAGCGCGGCGACGCCGCCAAGGTGGCTCGCGCCCTGCGCTATGTGGACCACAGCGGCGCGGCCACCGAGGTCTACCCGCTCAACCCCAACGGCAGTCCCGAGGGCCTGACCGGCGTGACCACGGCCGACGGCCGCTTCACCGCCCTGATGCCGCATCCGGAGCGCGTGTTCCGCAATATCCAGATGAGCTGGACCAGCGGCGACAAGAGCGCGCTCAGCCCCTGGATGCGCATGTTCCGCAACGCCCGCAAGGCGCTGGGCTGA
- the lepB gene encoding signal peptidase I, whose product MRHWLKTQRGFLLFLLCFGFFRTAIADWNPIPSASMRPTLLEGDVVFVNRLAYDFKLPLSDVILAPLGEPRRGEVVTFSAPRTGTRLIKRVMGLPGEEIALRGGRLFINGQAADYGFGARLEEPVRAGLSLPALRLHEQIPGAVPHQVQYLQGVAGAPRDFGPVRVPAGHFFMLGDNRDNSEDSRFIGSVPRERLIGRAERVLLSADILGHWLPRPERFGKALR is encoded by the coding sequence ATGCGCCACTGGCTCAAGACCCAACGCGGCTTTCTGCTCTTCCTGCTGTGCTTCGGCTTCTTCCGCACCGCGATCGCGGACTGGAACCCGATTCCCTCGGCCTCCATGCGCCCGACCCTGCTGGAGGGCGATGTGGTTTTCGTCAACCGCCTGGCCTATGACTTCAAGCTCCCGCTCAGCGATGTGATCCTGGCGCCGCTGGGCGAGCCGCGCCGCGGGGAGGTGGTGACCTTCAGCGCGCCGCGCACGGGTACCCGTCTGATCAAGCGCGTCATGGGCCTGCCGGGGGAGGAGATCGCGCTGCGTGGCGGCCGGCTCTTCATCAATGGCCAGGCCGCGGACTACGGCTTCGGCGCGCGACTTGAGGAGCCTGTGCGTGCAGGTCTGAGTTTGCCGGCGCTGCGCCTGCACGAACAGATCCCCGGTGCCGTGCCCCATCAGGTGCAGTATCTGCAGGGCGTGGCCGGCGCGCCGCGCGACTTCGGCCCCGTGCGCGTGCCCGCGGGCCATTTCTTCATGCTGGGTGACAACCGCGACAACAGCGAGGACTCGCGCTTCATCGGCAGCGTGCCGCGCGAGCGCCTGATCGGGCGAGCCGAGCGGGTGCTGCTCTCGGCGGACATCCTGGGGCACTGGCTGCCGCGGCCGGAGCGCTTCGGCAAGGCGCTGCGCTAA
- a CDS encoding S1C family serine protease: protein MRRLPLLSILLGLALALGSTAQAQQPRPVTPRGPLEAAELNHIRVFKKVSPSVVHITTLAYQRDFFSLNVSEVPRGTGSGFIWDEAGHIVTNFHVIQGANAAKVTLADQSSYDAELVGAFEDRDLAVLRIKAPRDKLAPIPLGASRDLQVGQQVYAIGNPFGLDQTLTTGIVSALNREIESMNRRTIRGAIQTDAAINPGNSGGPLLDSAGRLIGVNTSIYSPSGASAGIGFAIPVDEVNRVVPRLIKDGRFIRPALGVTAGSAQLAQALRLPKGVALVGVSEGGPADRAGLKPFRRERSGRILAGDVITAVDGQAVADLDDMLTLLENRQVGEKVTLTVWSGGKSRQIAATLGSSSD, encoded by the coding sequence ATGCGCCGTCTTCCCCTCCTCTCCATCCTTCTCGGCCTGGCCCTCGCGCTGGGCAGCACCGCCCAGGCCCAGCAGCCCCGCCCGGTCACGCCGCGCGGCCCGCTGGAGGCCGCCGAGCTCAACCACATCCGCGTCTTCAAGAAGGTCTCGCCCTCGGTGGTACACATCACCACCCTGGCCTACCAGCGCGACTTCTTCTCGCTCAATGTGTCCGAGGTGCCGCGCGGCACGGGCAGCGGTTTCATCTGGGACGAGGCCGGCCATATCGTCACCAACTTCCATGTGATCCAGGGCGCCAATGCCGCCAAGGTCACCCTGGCCGACCAGAGCAGCTACGACGCCGAGCTGGTGGGCGCCTTCGAGGACCGCGACCTGGCCGTGCTGCGCATCAAGGCGCCGCGCGACAAGCTCGCGCCCATCCCCCTGGGCGCCAGCCGCGATCTGCAGGTGGGTCAGCAGGTCTATGCCATCGGCAACCCCTTCGGCCTGGACCAGACCCTGACCACGGGCATCGTCTCGGCCCTGAACCGAGAGATTGAGTCCATGAACCGCCGCACGATCCGCGGCGCCATCCAGACCGATGCGGCCATCAACCCCGGCAACTCGGGCGGCCCCCTGCTGGACTCGGCCGGCCGCCTGATCGGCGTCAACACCTCCATCTACAGCCCCAGCGGGGCCAGCGCCGGCATCGGCTTTGCCATCCCCGTGGACGAGGTCAACCGCGTGGTGCCGCGCCTGATCAAGGACGGCCGCTTCATCCGCCCCGCCCTGGGTGTGACCGCCGGCAGCGCCCAGCTGGCCCAGGCCCTGCGCCTGCCCAAGGGCGTGGCCCTGGTGGGCGTGAGCGAGGGTGGACCGGCCGACCGCGCCGGGCTCAAGCCTTTCAGGCGCGAGCGCAGCGGCCGCATCCTGGCCGGCGATGTGATCACCGCGGTGGACGGCCAGGCGGTGGCCGATCTGGACGATATGCTGACCCTGCTGGAAAACCGGCAGGTGGGCGAGAAGGTGACGCTCACCGTGTGGAGCGGCGGCAAGAGCCGCCAGATCGCCGCCACCCTGGGCAGCAGCAGCGACTGA
- a CDS encoding PAS domain S-box protein, protein MDKRTAHPTPPQGLSAAARRPLWLAYWPVWLCLLLSLLLGLWLQRQERESRASSERRQVEQRLMVLRDRLEATGQATFAPTLGLGAMIQVDGGLNEQRFELMLQRSMPLLPHLRSVVAAPDDVARYVYPRAGNEAVINLDYRKIPRQWDQVEEARRLRQPVLRAPVALVQGGQGVIQRSPVFLRGDGGDTRYWGVVSVVADLERFIAAAGLPYEADLELALHASEPEGGPGPLVWGLGHLSPLPSAERVMLAVRLPGADWLLLARPQGGWGAGAGWSPGLLALWGGCALVTLLVGLLTGMWRAQCRDNERLSREIEQGRQMRAELEESQSRFRTLAALASDWVWEQDAELRFTYTSRMAEEASNTSSNAVLGHRRWDSPALVPGIDWQAHRESLVRRETFRNFEYAVYTTDGGLRYLSISGAPFFDAAGNFRGYRGTGRDITVLRASQAEVQAARDRLQAVLDSALEVAIVATDAQDRITVFNRGAERMLGYTEAEVLGRSPHLWHLPEEMAAQAAKAAEELGRPVTQREAFVARALEHGSDTRVWTLVRRDGSRLEASLTVSGVFSREGEAIGFLGVARDISAQLAAERALRALNADLEARVAARTAELAEALATLQRAQEELLRSERMAALGSLVAGVAHELNTPLGNCLTTASTLEGRSREIAQQLAAGTMRRSALEHYLHDVATASDILLRGLTSACELVLHFKQLSVDQTSEQRRSFDVADVVGDVLGLARARWRSTPYRIETELQPLARELDSYPGPLGQVLSNLLQNALMHAFERRPEGLLRIVTRPLDAQHFELLVEDDGWGMSEEVRRRAFDPFFTTKLGRGGSGLGLNIVYNIVNDVLGGRLELTARPGGGSRFLFRLPYAAPVLRPSAGESRAGGL, encoded by the coding sequence ATGGACAAGCGCACAGCCCATCCGACGCCGCCCCAAGGCCTTTCTGCCGCAGCGCGGCGGCCGCTTTGGCTGGCCTACTGGCCGGTCTGGCTCTGCCTGCTGCTGAGCCTGCTGCTGGGCCTGTGGCTGCAGCGTCAGGAGCGCGAAAGCCGCGCCAGCAGCGAGCGCCGCCAGGTGGAACAGCGCCTGATGGTGCTGCGCGACCGCCTGGAGGCCACCGGCCAGGCCACGTTTGCCCCCACCCTGGGCCTGGGCGCCATGATCCAGGTGGACGGAGGGCTCAACGAGCAGCGCTTCGAGCTGATGCTGCAGCGCTCCATGCCCCTGCTGCCCCATCTGCGCAGCGTGGTGGCAGCCCCCGATGATGTGGCCCGCTACGTCTACCCCCGGGCCGGCAACGAGGCGGTGATCAATCTGGACTACCGCAAGATTCCGCGCCAGTGGGACCAGGTGGAGGAGGCGCGACGTTTGCGCCAGCCGGTGCTGCGGGCGCCGGTCGCCCTGGTCCAGGGCGGCCAGGGCGTGATACAGCGCAGCCCCGTCTTTCTGCGCGGGGACGGGGGCGACACCCGCTACTGGGGGGTGGTCTCGGTGGTGGCCGATCTGGAGCGCTTCATCGCGGCCGCCGGCCTGCCCTACGAGGCGGATCTGGAGCTGGCCCTGCACGCCAGCGAACCCGAGGGTGGCCCCGGCCCCCTGGTCTGGGGCTTGGGGCATCTGTCCCCCCTGCCCTCGGCCGAGCGCGTGATGCTGGCGGTGCGTCTGCCGGGTGCGGACTGGCTGCTGCTGGCCCGGCCCCAGGGCGGCTGGGGGGCGGGGGCGGGCTGGAGCCCGGGCCTGCTGGCCCTGTGGGGCGGCTGTGCCCTGGTGACCCTGCTCGTGGGTCTGCTGACCGGGATGTGGCGCGCCCAGTGCCGCGACAACGAACGCCTGAGCCGGGAGATCGAGCAGGGGCGCCAGATGCGGGCCGAGCTGGAAGAGTCGCAGTCGCGCTTTCGCACCCTGGCGGCCCTGGCCAGCGACTGGGTCTGGGAGCAGGATGCCGAGCTGCGCTTCACCTACACCTCGCGCATGGCCGAGGAGGCCAGCAACACCAGCTCCAATGCGGTGCTCGGCCACCGGCGCTGGGACTCGCCGGCCCTGGTGCCGGGCATAGACTGGCAGGCCCATCGCGAGAGCCTGGTGCGGCGCGAGACCTTCCGCAATTTCGAGTACGCGGTCTACACCACCGATGGCGGCCTGCGCTATCTGAGCATCTCGGGCGCCCCCTTCTTCGACGCGGCGGGCAATTTCCGGGGCTACCGCGGCACCGGCCGCGACATCACGGTCCTGCGCGCCAGCCAGGCCGAAGTGCAGGCCGCGCGCGACCGTCTGCAGGCCGTGCTGGACTCGGCCCTGGAGGTGGCCATCGTGGCCACCGATGCCCAGGACCGCATCACCGTCTTCAACCGAGGCGCCGAGCGCATGCTGGGCTATACCGAGGCCGAGGTGCTGGGCCGCAGCCCGCATCTGTGGCATCTGCCCGAGGAGATGGCGGCACAGGCCGCCAAGGCGGCCGAGGAACTGGGCCGGCCGGTCACCCAGCGCGAGGCCTTCGTGGCCCGGGCCCTGGAGCATGGCAGCGACACCCGGGTCTGGACCCTGGTGCGGCGCGACGGCAGCCGGCTGGAGGCCTCGCTCACGGTGAGCGGTGTGTTCTCCCGCGAGGGCGAGGCCATCGGCTTCCTGGGCGTGGCCCGCGACATCAGCGCCCAGCTGGCCGCCGAGCGGGCGCTGCGCGCCCTCAATGCCGACCTGGAAGCCCGCGTGGCCGCGCGCACCGCCGAGCTGGCCGAAGCCCTGGCCACCCTGCAGCGCGCCCAGGAGGAGCTGCTGCGCTCGGAGCGCATGGCCGCCCTGGGCTCCCTGGTGGCGGGTGTGGCGCACGAACTCAACACCCCGCTGGGCAACTGCCTGACCACGGCCTCCACCCTGGAGGGCCGCAGCCGCGAGATCGCCCAGCAGCTGGCCGCCGGCACCATGCGGCGCTCGGCCCTGGAACACTATCTGCATGATGTGGCCACGGCCAGCGACATCCTGCTGCGCGGCCTCACCAGCGCCTGCGAGCTGGTGCTGCACTTCAAACAGCTCTCGGTGGACCAGACCAGCGAGCAGCGCCGCAGCTTCGATGTGGCCGATGTGGTGGGCGATGTGCTGGGTCTGGCGCGGGCGCGCTGGCGCAGCACGCCCTATCGCATCGAGACCGAGCTTCAGCCCCTGGCGCGCGAGCTGGACAGCTACCCCGGCCCCCTGGGCCAGGTGCTGTCCAATCTGCTGCAGAACGCGCTGATGCACGCCTTCGAGCGCCGGCCCGAGGGCCTGCTGCGCATCGTCACCCGGCCGCTGGACGCGCAGCACTTCGAGCTGCTGGTGGAGGACGACGGCTGGGGCATGAGCGAGGAGGTGCGGCGCCGCGCCTTCGACCCCTTCTTCACGACCAAGCTGGGCCGTGGCGGCTCCGGCCTGGGGCTCAACATCGTCTACAACATCGTCAACGATGTGCTGGGGGGGCGCCTGGAACTCACGGCCCGCCCCGGCGGCGGATCGCGCTTCCTCTTCCGTCTGCCCTATGCGGCCCCGGTGCTGCGGCCCAGCGCCGGAGAGAGCCGGGCGGGCGGCCTCTGA